From Penicillium digitatum chromosome 5, complete sequence, one genomic window encodes:
- a CDS encoding AAA-like domain protein, translating to MGLDFKEHLNGKLETRTSGVIPSLPSLESQLQFMASCDDQLEGTSNTSLNANAVLASPLLEKRGHSLPSQYALLGRILTVGNEIPDPRIMLNTNVPFSAFVCGVQGSGKSHTTACMIENCLMETPALGILQSPISTLVLQYDEYTSTVSSQPSEAAFLARILPQYAHTKPVPIRVLVSPTNLHNLKKMYSQIPNIEVRPFKLQPEHLNISMMLSLMSVSQSGGMPLYMAQVTRVLREMAMKSGGHFDYSEFRARLNALNLDRSQTPFLYQRLDLLDSYLDFTGKGTDDYFIDGGVTILDLSCPFVDQSTACILFRIAIDLFLHAHPSRGKMIVADEAHKYMADGSAAKALTETFLTIIRQQRHLGVRIIISTQEPTISPRLIDLCSLTVIHRFTSPDWYKTIEKHVPMENEDTRQGGKRISDNFHRIASLRTGEANVFASSAFVVGEDNTVIDTPHLQDED from the exons ATGGGCCTAGATTTCAAGGAACACCTCAACGGAAAACTTGAGACGAGAACTTCTGGCGTCATACCCTCCCTGCCCTCTCTAGAGTCACAGTTGCAATTTATGGCCTCTTGTGATGATCAACTGGAAGGAACAAGCAATACTTCGCTCAATGCAAATGCTGTTTTAGCTTCTCCCCTGCTTGAGAAGCGCGGTCACAGCCTACCGTCTCAGTATGCGCTACTGGGAAGAATCCTCACAGTAGGGAATGAGATTCCAGATCCCAGAATCATGTTAAATACAAACGTTCCGTTCTCCGCTTTTGTCTGTGGCGTGCAGGGAAGTGGCAAGTCGCACACCACCGCTTGCATGATCG AGAACTGCTTAATGGAAACACCAGCATTGGGGATCCTCCAAAGTCCTATCTCAACTCTTGTGCTACAATATGATGAGTATACTTCAACAGTGAGCTCGCAGCCCAGTGAAGCAGCCTTCTTAGCCAGGATTTTGCCTCAATATGCCCACACAAAGCCAGTCCCAATACGGGTTCTAGTTTCTCCAAcaaaccttcacaacctcaAGAAGATGTACTCGCAAATTCCTAATATCGAGGTTCGCCCATTCAAGCTTCAACCTGAACACCTCAATATCAGCATGATGCTTTCACTTATGTCGGTCTCTCAAAGCGGCGGGATGCCTCTGTACATGGCACAAGTGACTCGAGTGCTTCGGGAAATGGCGATGAAGAGCGGCGGCCATTTTGATTATTCCGAGTTTCGGGCCCGTCTGAACGCTCTCAATCTGGACCGTTCTCAAACACCTTTCTTATACCAAAGACTGGATCTATTGGACTCATACCTTGACTTTACCGGGAAAGGTACTGATGACTATTTTATTGACGGTGGCGTCACCATTCTAGACCTATCGTGCCCTTTTGTTGACCAAAGTACTGCGTGCATTCTCTTCCGTATCGCTattgacctgttcctacACGCTCATCCTTCCCGGGGGAAGATGATCGTCGCCGACGAGGCACACAAG TACATGGCCGATGGCTCCGCTGCGAAGGCACTTACCGAGACCTTCCTTACTATAATCCGACAGCAACGACATCTCGGAGTCCGGATCATCATCTCCACCCAAGAACCGACAATTTCACCTCGCTTGATCGACCTCTGCTCCTTGACTGTTATTCACCGATTTACTAGCCCCGACTGGTACAAGACCATTGAAAAGCATGTTCCAATGGAGAATGAAGACACTAGGCAGGGGGGTAAGCGTATCTCAGATAACTTTCACCGGATTGCTAGTCTTCGGACTGGCGAAGCGAATGTgtttgcttcttctgcttttgTTGTAGGAGAGGATAACACAGTCATCGATACTCCACACCTTCAAGATGAAGATTAG
- a CDS encoding telomere-associated recq-like helicase, with the protein MPSGLHHMDDITPPGSFLNPPLTPPPTEKKKLSRSAQAVLDCLELHRAGQRPAQPWWRHRLVQDDYTEVLRVLDGDEILRGYVEDKVRLDYDPFRSCVTIRMPTPLHDIFCARVVSEISTQLGRFQKSDKPFADFARKIDHRSTTRIWLPNDTKSGEQTRSERNPDASFKHEKAKYPGVIIEVCYSQKFRAAADLADDYILDTNGNVKLVIALNIEYRGSKKATLSIWRPEDIIVDGVEELRAIAKVEELPFRTASGHPADESAEEPALQLALRDFGPTSISQEYADLDQIIMISSRQLCDFLSYAEAEYQQEVLDEGIVDPFPPGKRKRRRPQTPPENISSEEELTETMKAIKRGRLARDSFGNRIRGPEI; encoded by the exons ATGCCGTCTGGTTTACACCATATGGATGATATCACTCCACCTGGGAGCTTCCTTAACCCTCCCCTCACGCCACCTCCGaccgaaaagaaaaaattgTCGAGAAGTGCTCAAGCAGTATTAGACTGTTTAGAACTTCATCGTGCAGGTCAAAGGCCAGCACAGCCTTGGTGGCGGCACCGGCTCGTTCAGGACGATTATACAGAAGTGTTGCGTGTGCTAGATGGTGACGAAATTCTTCGAGGTTACGTGGAAGACAAAGTAAG GCTCGACTACGACCCTTTCCGGTCCTGTGTGACTATCCGAATGCCAACTCCTCTCCATGACATTTTTTGTGCCAGGGTAGTGTCTGAAATTTCGACCCAATTGGGGAGATTTCAAAAGAGTGATAAACCCTTCGCTGATTTTGCGAGGAAGATAGATCATAGATCTACCACCCGAATTTGGTTACCGAACGATACAAAAAGTGGAGAGCAGACTCGTTCCGAACGGAACCCAGATGCATCATTCAAGCACGAGAAGGCAAAATACCCGGGTGTCATCATAGAAGTGTGCTATTCGCAAAAATTTCGCGCTGCTGCGGACTTGGCGGATGATTACATCCTGGACACTAATGGAAATGTGAAATTGGTGATTGCTCTCAACATCGAGTATAGAGGTTCTAAAAAAGCCACTCTATCAATTTGGCGACCAGAAGATATAATTGTGGATGGCGTGGAGGAACTTCGCGCTATCGCTAAGGTTGAAGAGCTG CCTTTTCGAACAGCATCTGGACACCCAGCTGATGAATCAGCCGAAGAACCTGCGCTGCAGCTGGCGCTTCGGGACTTTGGTCCCACGAGCATTTCACAGGAATACGCCGACCTCGATCAGATTATTATGATTTCATCGAGGCAGCTTTGTGACTTTCTTTCGTACGCCGAAGCAGAATACCAACAAGAAGTACTCGACGAAGGCATCGTTGATCCATTCCCCCCGGGCAAGAGAAAACGCCGTCGGCCTCAAACTCCCCCTGAAAACATAAGTTCGGAAGAAGAATTGACCGAAACGATGAAAGCAATCAAACGTGGGCGTCTTGCGCGAGATTCGTTCGGGAACAGAATCCGGGGACCCGAAATCTAA
- a CDS encoding Protein kinase-like domain: protein MSIESTSWATVQDFLQKSDSQTTECFNRTQWSELCRIASGLNGHFECIALDQVASGLNNIVRLLEFSDGTRWAARVHIQSNSSISMSTKLENEVATMKFIKEHSSLPVPRVFAHEFDEKNSVGAAFILMEVLPGSVAMDALGGYEAHRGVIPKQHRQNFYRSVARCHVQLTSLRLPKIGAIIRTQEGEYECGPLPGLGGPFNTATAFFEAWADSVKFKWDKETITRMMQRGPIPAERMLAIIENFPSQIKSIASQLSLCDEGPFPLAHDDFLHSNIMVDENNFDVTGIIDWEGACTVPIELLAFPEFLTAMPISFDLPQKYDQDGQPLDGELRELWRERGEYIEMVKSAELSDSLLSNCLGSKRTQAIAYSYGAYTCVGKLGFYDRVMKVLESEEETSDN, encoded by the exons ATGTCTATCGAATCAACCTCTTGGGCTACGGTTCAAGATTTCCTGCAAAAGAGTGACAGTCAAACTACCGAGTGTTTCAATCGAACTCAATGGAGTGAGCTCTGTCGAATTGCTTCGGGTCTCAATGGTCATTTTGAATGTATCGCTTTAGACCAGGTTGCTAGCGGGCTTAACAACATTGTTCGTCTACTGGAATTCTCTGATGGGACTCGTTGGGCGGCCCGGGTTCATATTCAAAGCAACAGCTCCATTTCCATGAGCACTAAACTCGAAAATGAAGTTGCAACAATGAAATTCATCAAGGAGCATTCCAGCTTACCAGTGCCACGAGTTTTTGCGCATGAGTTTGACGAGAAGAATTCGGTGGGCGCCGCTTTCATTCTAATGGAAGTTCTCCCTGGTAGTGTCGCTATGGATGCCCTTGGCGGCTACGAAGCACATCGTGGTGTGATACCTAAACAACACCGACAAAACTTTTACCGCTCCGTCGCAAGATGTCAT GTCCAGTTAACTTCCTTAAGACTCCCAAAGATTGGGGCGATTATCCGTACCCAGGAGGGAGAATACGAGTGTGGTCCTTTACCAGGACTCGGTGGTCCATTTAACACAGCAACTGCATTTTTCGAGGCGTGGGCCGACAGCGTCAAGTTTAAGTGGGATAAAGAGACAATCACACGAATGATGCAGAGGGGACCTATCCCAGCGGAACGAATGCTGGCGATTATCGAGAATTTCCCATCACAGATCAAATCGATAGCTAGCCAGCTGTCCTTGTGTGACGAAGGACCTTTTCCTCTAGCCCATGATGACTTTCTTCATAGTAACATCATGGTGGATGAGAATAACTTCGACGTAACGGGAATCATCGATTGGGAAGGAGCTTGTACGGTTCCTATCGAGCTTCTTGCTTTCCCGGAATTTCTTACGGCCATGCCCATCTCCTTTGATCTGCCTCAAAAATACGACCAGGATGGGCAGCCCCTTGATGGGGAACTACGAGAATTATGGCGTGAGCGAGGAGAATACATCGAAATGGTAAAATCAGCCGAGCTCAGCGATAGCCTTCTCTCAAACTGCCTCGGCAGCAAGAGGACCCAGGCCATAGCTTATTCGTATGGTGCGTACACTTGTGTTGGAAAGCTAGGCTTCTATGATCGGGTCATGAAGGTTTTGGAGAGTGAGGAAGAGACCTCGGATAATTAG
- a CDS encoding uncharacterized protein (putative transposable element): MADTETDNEGDTNPHPLDASTNPLEPQIPSFTNPIQFTQDDSDSEDEDNTPPHQGHGLPAIAMTKIQKVRTLEHNDTDPSGWKQALAYQLIPYALEWLLDSNIPRPHKSHTSFGRWKYWSRLVASWMYNQIDVTLQNKLRNLSKMPKYADQLYDELMSMTQGSDRMQTAFIEMRKFDKMKRSDYNSASEYIEEYQRQYHVLARFKAAPHPSHGLSQVLQNIELEVMKVQFIREEVASLEPKKLTLDKVEEYWRALQAAADMEGVANATYNNNAGRGRGNGRGGRGGNRGGRGGHNNNGHNDDNTQSNKDTNAVEDDTATAKKKKKKGLRKQPADGKDIHEYANEMRNGTQKDDNNMCSFCGFGPHTAKRCAYLSENPPVSWEPSGNLWAYSKAIQRAQRQDGQNNMVVAAANSVDRRNDWLLDTGSDKTLTHDIEDFHTYQLDHPDTAYAYKDYSGNRVVTLGHGQIIVRTALPGRNGKTHSFMTTGYYTQGGHGKLLGMQKLLEEQDISYDTRTKYLTNGEGDIVGYGDTSTGVPYLVSPKDDDDPNEVKSDIDSDSDDEEIGFVNKVTAYEIHRRLGHAGKARIASTLQHAEQLGDDEQYGTEHFDCDACFQGKSKLKISRQPQARVQDVAWKFHVDTQPMKPTGPNGENYWLPVVDDASRLIEGIMLKNKSDAYYKLTAFCEKIKLLTGRYPGIWRMDDGTEFKEFIKWGEKHGMTFEITPPYTAEPNGTVERFGGHINDIQRTMIIDAKMTEEMWPYATDTAIYIYNRLINPKTKISPLTHWRQELEIPNAEPSLKHLKPWGTTAYVHIPKPKRIQARKAAPRAWKGKLVGYEGDGGHVYKVWDPATRKLVVSRDVGFPQPGDDDNDDTGSMLVNGVPTDLKDLGEPKQYLNCALHRDYDNCTIIMSQEAYIQKVLRTANAGSGWKDTPLPAAWRESPVNASNVLDDDSFDQYQSVVGMLNWLAVKTRPDIRFAVTRLQHRLANPTFEDLHAMQHVVKYLRHMPDVGITLGRTQELRFYAHVDASHADWEDSKSTEGSIWYFAGSPVIWTTKKQTITANSTTVAEWCALDQPTRDAMWLGKIARSFMLPEQRPIEIHTDNINSQLLLTKKGGKSANRWLDLRWFFVKDAVAQGHVDIRRVDTKKNAADGFTKALAKEQFETFVGLIGMI, encoded by the coding sequence atggccgacaccgagacggacaacgagggggacaccaaccctcacccgcttgatgcatcgaccaacccattggaaccccagatcccgtcctttaccaatccgatccaattcacacaggatgacagtgatagtgaagatgaggacaacacaccgccccatcagggacatggtcttccagcgattgcaatgaccaaaatccagaaagttcggacactggaacacaatgacactgatccaagtggttggaaacaggcactggcttaccagctgatcccatatgcattggaatggttgctagacagcaacattcccagacctcacaagtcgcatacttcattcggaagatggaagtactggtctcgcttggttgctagctggatgtacaaccagatcgacgtcaccctacagaacaaactacgcaacctgtccaagatgcctaaatacgccgatcaactgtatgacgaactcatgtcaatgacacaaggaagtgatcggatgcagacagcgtttatcgagatgcggaagttcgacaagatgaaacgatcggactacaactcggcaagcgagtacattgaggaataccagcgacagtaccacgtgctagctagattcaaagcagcaccacacccatcacacggcttatcacaagttcttcaaaacattgaactggaagtcatgaaagtacagttcattagggaggaagttgcaagtctggagcctaagaaactcaccctcgacaaggtggaggagtactggagagcacttcaagcagcagctgacatggaaggtgtcgctaatgctacttacaacaacaatgccggccgaggccgaggcaatggaagaggtggtcgtggaggaaaccgaggtggccgaggtggtcacaacaacaacggtcacaatgacgacaacacccaatccaacaaagataccaatgccgtcgaggatgatacagctactgctaaaaagaagaagaagaagggtcttcgcaagcagcctgccgatggcaaagacattcatgaatacgcaaatgagatgcgtaatggcacacaaaaggatgacaacaacatgtgctcattctgtggctttggaccacacactgcgaagagatgtgcctatctcagtgagaaccctccagtttcgtgggaaccgtccggcaacctctgggcctattcaaaggcaatccagagagctcaacgtcaagatggacaaaacaatatggttgttgcagctgccaattctgttgataggaggaacgattggttgcttgacactggatctgacaagacattgacgcatgacatcgaagactttcacacataccaactggatcatcctgacactgcctatgcgtacaaagactactctggcaatagagttgtcacgctaggtcatggtcaaatcattgtgagaactgctctgccagggagaaatggtaagacgcactcgtttatgacaactggttactatactcaaggaggacacggcaagctattaggcatgcaaaagcttcttgaagagcaagacatctcttatgacacacgtactaagtatctcacaaatggtgagggtgacattgtggggtatggagatacatcaactggtgtcccgtaccttgtcagtccaaaagacgacgatgaccccaatgaggtcaaatctgacatagattccgattctgatgatgaagaaattggattcgtgaacaaagtgactgcgtacgagatccaccgacgtctcggacatgctggaaaagcacgaattgcctccacattacaacatgctgaacagctaggtgatgatgaacaatacggcacggagcatttcgactgtgatgcctgtttccaaggtaaatcaaagctcaaaatttctcgtcaaccacaggcaagggtgcaggatgtggcatggaaattccacgtagatacacaaccaatgaagcctaccggaccaaatggagagaactactggttgccagtcgtcgacgatgcatctcgactgatcgagggaatcatgttgaagaacaaaagtgatgcctactataagcttactgcgttctgtgaaaagatcaaattgctcactggcagatacccaggcatctggcgaatggatgatggcacagagttcaaagagttcatcaaatggggtgagaagcatggtatgactttcgagatcacaccaccatacactgctgaaccaaatggcactgtggagcgcttcggtggacatatcaacgacatccagagaacgatgattattgatgcaaagatgacggaagagatgtggccatatgcgacagacacagccatctacatctacaacagactgatcaatccgaaaaccaagatctcgccgctaacacattggcgtcaagagctcgagattccaaacgcagagccttctttgaagcaccttaaaccatggggaacaactgcatacgttcatattccgaagcctaagaggattcaggctaggaaagcagcacccagagcatggaaaggaaagctcgttggttatgagggggacggtggtcatgtttacaaagtatgggatccagctactaggaaactagtggtatctcgtgatgttggctttccacaacccggagatgacgataacgatgatacgggatcaatgctagtcaacggagtacctactgatttgaaggacctcggagaaccaaagcagtatctgaactgtgcactacacagagactatgacaattgcacgatcattatgtctcaggaagcctatattcagaaggttctacgtactgcaaatgcaggttctggatggaaggatacaccattgccagccgcatggagagagtcacctgtcaatgcatccaatgtgctagatgacgattcatttgatcaatatcaatcagttgtcggcatgttaaactggctagcagtcaagactaggccagacattcgcttcgcagttactcgcttgcaacatcgtttggcgaaccctacatttgaagaccttcacgccatgcaacacgtcgtcaagtacctgagacatatgcctgacgttggcattacacttggtcgtacgcaagaacttcgattctatgcgcatgtggacgcatctcatgcggactgggaggatagcaagtcaaccgaaggaagtatatggtacttcgccggctctccagtcatatggactacaaagaagcaaaccatcactgccaattcgaccactgtcgcagaatggtgtgcactagatcaacctactcgggatgcaatgtggctaggcaagattgctcgctcgtttatgctgccagagcagcgtcccattgagattcatacagacaatatcaattcgcaattgctgctcactaagaaaggtggcaaatccgcgaatagatggctcgatctacgatggttctttgttaaggatgctgtcgcacagggacatgtggacattagacgagtggacacgaagaagaacgcagctgacggttttacaaaagcattggcaaaggagcaatttgagacttttgttggtttgatcggcatgatttaa
- a CDS encoding Amino acid/polyamine transporter I, giving the protein METSIKATALETLELNQDHWNVEVSQHGGTALDDDEMHRMGKVQQFKRNMRPLAALSFASVLQATWEYLIISDYQGLENGGLAGMFWSYMWTFVGFGFIIASLSEMASIAPTDGGQYHWVSEFASPRHQKFLSYVTGWMSVLAWQAGTASGSFLTGTIIQGLISVRNPDYDPKGWQGTLLVFSMVLVTYIFNVYASDLMPILSNILMILHVLSWAVILIVLWAMSPHRSAKDVFVSDWENLGGLPTMGVSVMVGQISAIYGCLSSDACAHMSEEIKDAGRNVPRAMAWGYFSNGIMAAILLVAYLFATPSVQDSLNDPTGFPFLYVFKQATNTAGVNGLTAIILLPVIFSNIMFNASTSRQTWAFARDKGLPCSQWISKIDPKRKIPVNAIALSCILSCLLSLINIGSDTAFNAIISVNTAALMFTYIISMTCVIWRKIWHPDTLPVRRWDMGRTWGLAVNIIGLCYSFFAMFWSFWPGELPVTAENFNWSVVIFGAVFILSLVMYVIRGRREYSGPAVNVKHED; this is encoded by the exons ATGGAAACTTCAATCAAAGCGACTGCGTTGGAGACGCTGGAACTGAATCAAGATCATTGGAACGTAGAAGTCTCCCAACATGGTGGAACGGCACTAGACGACGATGAAATGCATCGCATGGGAAAAGTCCAACAGTTCAAG AGAAACATGCGACCTCTTGCGGCATTGAGCTTTGCATCAGTCTTGCAAGCCACTTGGGAATATCTGATCAT TTCAGACTACCAGGGATTGGAGAATGGAGGCCTAGCGGGCATGTTCTGGTCATATATGTGGACTTTTGTCGGATTCGGATTCATCATTGCGTCATTGTCGGAAATGGCCTCGATAGCACCAACCGATGGAGGTCAGTACCATTGGGTATCCGAATTTGCCTCGCCTCGACACCAAAAATTCCTTAGCTACGTGACTGGCTGGATGTCGGTACTCGCATGGCAAGCCGGAACAGCTTCTGGATCCTTCCTCACCGGCACCATCATCCAGGGATTGATCAGTGTTCGCAATCCGGATTACGATCCTAAAGGCTGGCAAGGCACTCTCCTAGTGTTCTCGATGGTTCTGGTGACATACATTTTTAATGTCTATGCGTCAGACCTGATGCCAATCTTGAGTAACATCTTGATGATTCTTCACGTTCTTTCCTGGGCGGTTATTTTGATTGTCCTGTGGGCTATGTCTCCTCATCGATCTGCCAAAGATGTTTTCGTCTCGGATTGGGAAAATCTAGGAGGGTTACCTACGATGGGAGTGAGTGTGATGGTTGGACAAATCTCAGCTATCTATGGCTGTCTTA GTTCCGATGCCTGTGCGCATATGTCGGAAGAAATTAAGGACGCCGGCCGGAACGTACCACGGGCTATGGCTTGGGGATACTTCAGCAATGGAATCATGGCTGCTATCTTGTTGGTTGCCTACCTCTTCGCCACTCCCTCCGTTCAGGATTCTCTTAATGACCCCACCGGATTTCCATTCCTCTACGTGTTCAAGCAGGCCACTAATACGGCGGGAGTCAACGGGTTAACAGCCATCATATTGCTACCTGTCATTTTCAGTAACATCATGTTCAATGCCTCCACCTCTCGCCAAACTTGGGCTTTTGCTCGTGATAAGGGTCTTCCTTGCTCTCAATGGATTTCCAAAATTGATCCCAAGCGTAAGATCCCCGTCAATGCTATCGCCCTCTCTTGCATACTCAGCTGCCTGCTTTCTCTGATCAACATCGGCTCTGATACTGCATTCAACGCCATCATCTCTGTCAACACTGCTGCTTTGATGTTCACCTACATCATCTCGATGACCTGTGTGATCTGGCGAAAGATCTGGCATCCAGATACCCTGCCCGTTCGTCGGTGGGATATGGGACGGACCTGGGGATTAGCCGTAAACATCATTGGCCTGTGCTACTCCTTTTTCGCGATGTTCTGGTCATTCTGGCCAGGTGAGCTGCCAGTCACTGCTGAAAATTTCAACTGGagtgtcgtgatcttcggGGCGGTTTTTATTCTTAGTCTTGTCATGTATGTCATTAGGGGGCGGAGAGAGTATTCTGGCCCAGCTGTGAATGTCAAGCATGAGGACTAG
- a CDS encoding Fungal specific transcription factor, putative, which translates to MWLGLLFSMICLVVLASSAADSRPSPGVRNPLADTYREKIVQCLILGEYTKAKSGRYVLETLYHYLTVEYSIQKDADRDIWILLGISVNIALRMGYHRDLSHLPGISPFAGEMRRRLWATILQGDILISTQIGMPRMIKAWQCDTAEPRNLNDSDFDEDCSELPPSRPEMEMTTVSHLVARRRIFASLGAMIDFTASVRRVAYDEVMRLDRILHDADTTVPAYLRMKTMAAAVTDPPQVIMNRLFLRLMFHKGQMMLHYKNLTPSLVATSDNQTSYSYSRSSCIKAALGILEIQRILDEETIPDGQLYMMRWPTSSFMKHEFLTATMMLCFLTRQRYGNPAVLADGHNLDQIMAALTRAHGIWSRSGNSSVEAKTAADTLGNVLAKKSANSSMGAEGVRDG; encoded by the coding sequence ATGTGGCTgggtctcctcttctctATGATATGTCTCGTGGTGCTGGCTTCAAGTGCAGCAGACTCCCGCCCATCTCCCGGCGTCCGGAATCCATTGGCGGATACCTACCGCGAAAAGATAGTACAGTGTCTCATTCTGGGCGAATACACCAAAGCGAAATCCGGGCGTTACGTTCTTGAAACGCTGTACCACTACTTGACCGTCGAGTATTCTATTCAGAAGGATGCCGATCGAGATATCTGGATCCTGTTGGGAATCTCGGTCAATATAGCTTTGCGCATGGGTTACCATCGGGATCTGTCGCACTTGCCAGGGATCTCCCCATTTGCGGGAGAGATGCGACGGCGGTTATGGGCCACGATACTGCAGGGAGACATCCTGATTTCCACCCAGATCGGCATGCCGCGTATGATCAAGGCTTGGCAATGTGATACGGCAGAACCCCGTAATCTGAATGACTCGGACTTCGATGAGGATTGCTCCGAGCTTCCCCCGTCCAGACCAGAGATGGAGATGACTACAGTTTCGCATCTGGTCGCTCGGCGGCGTATATTTGCCTCCCTGGGAGCGATGATCGATTTCACCGCGTCAGTGCGACGGGTAGCATACGACGAGGTAATGCGATTAGATCGCATTCTGCATGACGCAGACACAACGGTTCCTGCCTACCTCCGGATGAAGACAATGGCTGCGGCCGTGACCGATCCCCCACAAGTGATTATGAATCGGCTCTTTCTCAGGCTGATGTTCCACAAGGGTCAAATGATGCTACATTACAAGAATCTAACCCCGAGCCTAGTCGCAACTTCCGATAACCAGACATCGTACTCCTACTCGCGTAGCTCTTGCATAAAGGCAGCGTTGGGTATTTTGGAGATCCAGCGAATCCTCGACGAGGAAACTATCCCGGATGGGCAGCTTTATATGATGCGATGGCCAACTTCCTCATTCATGAAGCATGAGTTTTTAACAGCCACGATGATGCTGTGCTTTCTCACACGACAGAGATATGGCAATCCAGCGGTTCTGGCTGATGGCCACAACTTGGACCAAATCATGGCAGCGTTAACAAGGGCACATGGTATCTGGTCAAGGTCAGGGAATTCATCGGTAGAAGCAAAGACAGCAGCAGACACTCTCGGCAATGTTCTGGCTAAAAAGTCGGCTAATTCTAGCATGGGTGCAGAGGgtgtgagggatggatga